A genome region from Crossiella equi includes the following:
- a CDS encoding DedA family protein — protein sequence MGFITEALEQIAGLPKPAVLVATGLLTFGECALGLGFIVPGDTGLLVAATTVKTTPFFLLMWGVMTVCAAAGDSVGYLLGRKFGVKLRNTRLVARMGAENWDKATDLIRRRGAWAVFFARFLPVVRTLTPAAAGTSGLAYRKFLPASIIGACLWSLLHIAIGAGLGEAAKRVEGILGTASWVVLVVLAVVIGIVVWRKRAKAKAEAAAKPEPELETAG from the coding sequence ATGGGCTTCATCACCGAGGCGCTCGAACAGATCGCGGGCCTGCCCAAACCGGCCGTGCTGGTCGCGACCGGCCTGCTGACCTTCGGCGAGTGCGCGCTGGGCCTGGGCTTCATCGTCCCCGGCGACACCGGCCTGCTGGTCGCGGCCACCACCGTCAAGACCACCCCGTTCTTCCTGCTGATGTGGGGCGTGATGACGGTCTGCGCGGCGGCGGGCGACTCCGTCGGCTACCTGCTGGGCCGCAAGTTCGGCGTCAAGCTCCGCAACACCAGGCTGGTGGCCAGGATGGGCGCGGAGAACTGGGACAAGGCCACCGACCTCATCCGCCGCCGGGGCGCCTGGGCGGTCTTCTTCGCCCGCTTCCTCCCGGTCGTGCGCACCCTGACCCCGGCCGCGGCGGGCACCTCGGGCCTGGCCTACCGCAAGTTCCTCCCGGCCTCGATCATCGGCGCCTGCCTCTGGTCCCTCCTCCACATCGCCATCGGCGCGGGCCTGGGCGAAGCCGCCAAACGCGTCGAGGGCATCCTGGGCACCGCGAGCTGGGTGGTCCTGGTTGTCCTGGCCGTGGTCATCGGCATCGTGGTGTGGCGCAAGCGCGCCAAGGCCAAGGCCGAAGCCGCCGCCAAGCCCGAACCGGAGCTCGAGACCGCGGGCTGA
- a CDS encoding STAS domain-containing protein, with the protein MTEPTQHALADLPGADIAETTASRRADGVVVITVVGELDMSSTPALQDLLGAEVDAACRRLVLDLSGVSFLGSSGLAALVEARQVTQLRDAELRLVCTTHAVTRPLHATGLGEVFQIHQTLDAALAA; encoded by the coding sequence GTGACCGAACCCACCCAGCACGCACTGGCTGACTTGCCCGGTGCGGACATCGCCGAGACCACCGCCTCGCGCAGAGCGGACGGGGTCGTGGTGATCACCGTCGTCGGGGAGCTGGACATGTCCTCCACCCCGGCGCTGCAGGACCTGCTCGGCGCGGAGGTCGACGCGGCCTGCCGCCGCCTCGTGCTCGACCTGTCCGGGGTGAGCTTCCTCGGTTCCAGCGGCCTGGCCGCCCTGGTCGAGGCCCGTCAGGTGACGCAGCTGCGGGACGCGGAGCTGCGCCTGGTCTGCACCACCCACGCGGTGACGCGCCCGCTGCACGCCACCGGCCTCGGCGAGGTCTTCCAGATCCACCAGACCCTGGACGCCGCTCTCGCCGCATAG
- a CDS encoding SulP family inorganic anion transporter, producing MVSAPRPRHRSSEHTTSRRPPVHSPPRGSRLAGLLRHDLPASLVVLLTALPLSLGVAAASGAPLMAGLIATVVGGVVAGSLSGAPLQVSGAATGLIVINAGLVHQYGFAATAGITIAAGALQLLLGLTKVGRAALSLSPAVVHGLLAGIGVVIAIGQIHVVLGGQPQTSVLANLRDLPAQLAAHHDAAVAIGVVTMALLVAWPRLPRVSVVPGPLVAVTAATVVAWAFSLSLPRVDLPDEPLAAFTLPTFPDGPSGGIVLAVCLVAAVASVESLLSAVAVDRMHAGPRADLDRELVAQGVANMTSGALGGLPISGGIMRSSINVAAGGRGRLSTILHGLWVAAFVLLLAGLLERIPLAALAAVLVVSGMQLVRLSHMRELWRHREFPVYAVTFAGVVFLDLVQGVTAGILLALGLALYRLTHATIRVAPPAGGDDDWTVTIRGSLVFLGVARLLGELRAVPEGTRVRLNLQVDYLDHAAYEAIHGWCTTHERLGGQVSVHEVTDTWYHRAVHGRPEGRRTLPGPLLRTFAPWSYWQRRDTDATAAIPAPRTEESALEDPMLRGLHEFERSLAPLARPFFAELAANGQSPRQLFVTCADSRVVPNLITTSGPGDLFTLRNIGNLVPRQDEGPADASVGAAVEYAVEALGVATIVVCGHSDCGAMKAGLAGSARPGTSLAEWLRHLSPSLIRFHAVEPDQELSAHDRLSIANVVQQLDNLMTFPSVREAVRAGSLTLAGMFFDIAGPRVFLVDQATGRLTPVTSGAAT from the coding sequence ATGGTCAGCGCACCCCGTCCCCGGCACCGCAGCAGTGAGCACACCACCTCGCGCCGCCCGCCGGTGCACTCCCCGCCCCGCGGCTCCCGCCTGGCCGGACTGCTCCGGCACGACCTGCCCGCCTCCCTCGTGGTCCTGCTGACCGCCCTCCCCCTCTCCCTCGGTGTCGCCGCCGCCTCCGGCGCCCCGCTCATGGCCGGACTCATCGCCACCGTGGTCGGCGGTGTGGTGGCCGGTTCACTCAGCGGGGCTCCGTTGCAGGTCAGCGGGGCCGCCACCGGCCTGATCGTGATCAACGCCGGGCTCGTCCACCAGTACGGCTTCGCCGCCACCGCGGGCATCACCATCGCCGCCGGGGCCCTCCAGCTGCTGCTCGGCCTGACCAAGGTCGGCCGCGCCGCGCTCTCCCTGTCCCCCGCCGTGGTGCACGGCCTGCTCGCCGGGATCGGCGTGGTCATCGCGATCGGCCAGATCCACGTGGTGCTCGGCGGGCAGCCGCAGACCTCGGTGCTGGCCAACCTGCGCGACCTGCCCGCCCAGCTCGCCGCCCACCACGACGCGGCCGTGGCCATCGGTGTGGTCACCATGGCGCTGCTGGTGGCCTGGCCCCGGCTGCCCAGGGTCTCCGTGGTGCCCGGCCCGCTGGTCGCGGTCACCGCGGCCACCGTCGTGGCCTGGGCCTTCTCCCTGTCCCTGCCCCGGGTCGACCTGCCGGACGAGCCCCTGGCCGCGTTCACGCTGCCCACCTTCCCGGACGGCCCGTCCGGGGGCATCGTGCTCGCCGTGTGCCTGGTCGCCGCGGTGGCCAGCGTGGAGTCGCTGCTCTCGGCCGTCGCCGTGGACCGGATGCACGCCGGACCGCGTGCCGACCTCGACCGCGAGCTGGTGGCCCAGGGCGTGGCCAACATGACCTCGGGCGCGCTCGGCGGCCTGCCGATCTCCGGCGGCATCATGCGCTCCTCCATCAACGTCGCCGCCGGTGGCCGCGGGCGGCTGTCCACGATCCTGCACGGCCTGTGGGTCGCGGCGTTCGTGCTGCTGCTGGCCGGGCTGCTCGAACGCATCCCGCTCGCCGCGCTGGCCGCCGTGCTCGTGGTCTCGGGCATGCAGCTGGTGCGCCTGTCGCACATGCGCGAGCTGTGGCGGCACCGCGAGTTCCCCGTCTACGCGGTCACCTTCGCCGGGGTCGTGTTCCTGGACCTGGTCCAGGGCGTGACCGCGGGCATCCTGCTGGCCCTGGGCCTGGCGCTCTACCGGCTGACGCACGCCACGATCCGGGTCGCTCCGCCGGCCGGCGGAGACGACGACTGGACGGTGACCATCCGCGGCTCCCTGGTCTTCCTGGGCGTGGCCCGGCTGCTCGGCGAGCTGCGCGCGGTGCCCGAGGGCACCCGGGTGCGGCTCAACCTCCAGGTCGACTACCTCGACCACGCCGCCTACGAGGCCATCCACGGCTGGTGCACCACGCACGAGCGCCTGGGCGGGCAGGTGAGCGTGCACGAGGTCACCGACACCTGGTACCACCGCGCGGTGCACGGCCGTCCGGAAGGCCGCCGCACGCTGCCCGGCCCGCTGCTGCGCACGTTCGCGCCGTGGTCGTACTGGCAGCGCCGCGACACCGACGCCACCGCCGCGATCCCGGCCCCTCGCACGGAGGAGAGCGCGCTGGAGGACCCGATGCTGCGCGGCCTGCACGAGTTCGAGCGCAGCCTGGCCCCGCTGGCGCGGCCGTTCTTCGCCGAGCTGGCGGCCAACGGCCAGAGCCCCCGGCAGCTCTTCGTCACCTGCGCGGACTCCCGGGTGGTGCCCAACCTCATCACCACCAGTGGTCCGGGTGACCTGTTCACGCTGCGCAACATCGGCAACCTGGTGCCGCGCCAGGACGAGGGCCCCGCGGACGCCTCGGTGGGCGCGGCCGTGGAGTACGCGGTGGAGGCGCTGGGCGTGGCCACGATCGTGGTGTGCGGGCACTCCGACTGCGGCGCGATGAAGGCGGGCCTGGCGGGCAGCGCGCGGCCGGGCACCTCGCTGGCGGAGTGGCTGCGGCACCTCTCGCCCAGCCTGATCCGCTTCCACGCGGTCGAGCCGGACCAGGAGCTGTCCGCGCACGACCGGCTGAGCATCGCGAACGTGGTGCAGCAGCTGGACAACCTGATGACCTTCCCGTCGGTGCGGGAGGCGGTGCGGGCGGGCAGCCTCACCCTCGCGGGCATGTTCTTCGACATCGCCGGGCCGAGGGTGTTCCTGGTCGACCAGGCGACCGGGCGGCTCACCCCGGTCACCTCCGGCGCGGCCACCTGA
- a CDS encoding glycosyltransferase yields the protein MRIAMITDPAMSDQEPQVTRLAAGLTSAGHQVAVYTRSDRESLPMAEFSSFLAGRFRSQHPDLVHAHSWTAGLAALLASRDRRLPLVQTYHGLGTRGGDRNTVERLLAREASLVLAGDSEEQDRLVRMGVPRTRVSVVPRGIDRERFRPEGDRAPRQDGHRLLWLGSLTPGHGLERVVEVLPAVPDAELLIGAPYQRSTVDESERRALCALAERLGVRGRVRVLGSVAGPRLAPLLRSADALLCLPREEPHGALPLAAMACGTAVVASPDGELGDTVVPGVTGLHVPADDPKGLAKALRAFLADPAMVESCGAAGRDRVDACYSWDRVIADTDRLYLKVLADNLVPAPRGGS from the coding sequence ATGAGGATTGCCATGATCACCGATCCGGCCATGTCCGACCAGGAGCCCCAGGTGACCAGGCTGGCCGCCGGGCTCACCTCGGCCGGGCACCAGGTCGCCGTCTACACCCGCTCCGACCGCGAGTCGTTGCCGATGGCCGAGTTCAGCTCGTTCCTGGCCGGGCGCTTCCGCAGCCAGCACCCCGATCTGGTGCACGCGCACTCCTGGACCGCGGGCCTGGCCGCGCTGCTGGCCTCCCGGGACCGGCGGCTGCCGCTGGTGCAGACCTACCACGGCCTGGGCACGCGCGGCGGCGACCGCAACACCGTGGAACGCCTGCTGGCCCGCGAGGCCAGCCTGGTGCTGGCCGGGGACAGCGAGGAACAGGACCGTCTCGTGCGCATGGGCGTGCCGCGCACCCGGGTGTCGGTGGTACCGCGCGGCATCGACCGGGAGCGCTTCCGCCCCGAGGGCGACCGCGCCCCGCGCCAGGACGGGCACCGGCTGCTGTGGCTGGGCTCGCTGACCCCCGGGCACGGCCTGGAGCGCGTGGTCGAGGTGCTGCCCGCGGTGCCGGACGCCGAGCTGCTCATCGGCGCTCCCTACCAGCGGTCCACTGTGGACGAATCGGAGCGGCGGGCGTTGTGCGCGCTGGCCGAACGCCTGGGGGTGCGCGGCCGGGTGCGGGTGCTGGGCTCGGTGGCGGGCCCGAGGCTGGCGCCGCTGCTGCGGTCGGCGGACGCGCTGTTGTGCCTGCCCCGCGAGGAACCGCACGGGGCGCTCCCGCTGGCCGCGATGGCCTGCGGGACCGCCGTGGTGGCCAGTCCGGACGGCGAGCTCGGGGACACCGTGGTGCCCGGGGTCACCGGCCTGCACGTGCCCGCCGACGACCCCAAGGGCCTGGCCAAGGCGCTGCGCGCGTTCCTGGCCGACCCGGCGATGGTCGAGTCCTGCGGCGCGGCTGGCCGGGACCGCGTGGACGCGTGCTACTCCTGGGACCGCGTGATCGCCGACACCGACCGCCTGTACCTGAAGGTGCTGGCGGACAACCTGGTCCCGGCGCCGCGCGGCGGGAGCTGA
- a CDS encoding AfsR/SARP family transcriptional regulator, giving the protein MAGHSVVFHVLGPVEIVHGGRSAPVDAAKQRILLAVLALRAGQRVETEELVGYLWEDEELPAQPRGAVQTYVRRLRHLLGPGILATVDGGYRLEVEPEDVDAHRFRRLVARAREQADPVVRAAGLRAALELWRGPALADVTATAPRRDFGDPLDRERLDALVLRVDAELAAGGHEELVPELWKATAEYPLREDFWRQLMLALYRSQRQAEALEAFHRATAVLREELGVAPSERLRGLHHAVLTNDPALAAPAPRPGWTPVCQLPPDIGDFVGRDRLAEALGDRLRRGRSVVLSGPPGVGKTALAVHVGHRLRPAFPDGQLHVNLHGYATEAALRPTDVLARFLRALGVAPSQIPAEQEQQAALLHATLRGRRVLLLLDNAASPDQVLPLLPTEPGCAALVTSRNELPGVGDSVPLAVLPHEDAIVLLSGILGDAEPAALDELATLCAHLPLALRIAAANLADLPGTDLAQQVRRIRTGDRLAALAIDGDRDAAVRAAFDRSYRALGPEQRRLFRLLGLVPGPDFTAASAAALAEEEPGHAAELLAGLAGANLVQRQEDGRFQLHDLLHLYAEFRCQSEESEGSRRSAFLRWTRHHLYGLDRATALLYPETARVSLPPVPPDARPPEFADLLEARLWLDAERPNLVAAVLRAADTGEDELAWLLADTLRGYLQHTRALNDWLTTASTGLAHAERRGHRYGQAVLHHGLGVLHWFLGQPGTALAHLEHARSGLAGDADRVRLANVVSNLGINHIERGQLTLGIACYREALEMLAELGDELRRVPSLGNLGIALRVQGLLADSREAYLEALGIARRIGLVNSEAVLYNNLGFVLWDMGELDEALACLDRGLASIRDLGGRYGDTNTVLGMAGVLLARGEVDQAEELARTGLAEAESAVDVKERSFAHWCLGDVLRARGELVAALAEHDRALTLARQAGLSLHEADALLGLAATHLAMGAVTLARTHAELARGIAAEVGYGVRLGQAHTALAGIELAAGNLTAARAHAETALASHLRTGHRPGEVRTRQVLADIAGAAEA; this is encoded by the coding sequence GACGGTCCGCGCCGGTCGACGCCGCGAAGCAACGCATCCTGCTCGCGGTGCTGGCCCTGCGGGCCGGGCAGCGGGTGGAGACCGAGGAGCTCGTCGGGTACCTGTGGGAGGACGAGGAGCTGCCCGCACAGCCGCGCGGGGCCGTGCAGACGTACGTGCGCAGGCTGCGGCACCTGCTCGGGCCCGGGATTCTGGCCACTGTGGACGGTGGGTACCGGCTGGAGGTCGAGCCGGAGGACGTGGACGCGCACCGGTTCCGCCGCCTGGTCGCCCGGGCGCGGGAGCAGGCCGACCCGGTGGTGCGGGCGGCCGGGCTGCGCGCCGCGCTCGAGCTGTGGCGGGGGCCCGCGCTGGCCGACGTCACCGCCACCGCGCCGCGCCGCGACTTCGGTGACCCGCTGGACCGGGAACGCCTGGACGCCCTGGTGCTGCGGGTGGACGCCGAGCTGGCCGCGGGCGGGCACGAGGAGCTGGTGCCGGAGCTGTGGAAGGCCACCGCCGAGTACCCGCTGCGCGAGGACTTCTGGCGCCAGCTCATGCTCGCCCTGTACCGCTCGCAGCGCCAGGCCGAGGCCCTGGAGGCCTTCCACCGCGCGACCGCCGTGCTGCGCGAGGAGCTGGGTGTGGCGCCGAGCGAGAGGCTGCGCGGGCTGCACCACGCGGTGCTCACCAACGACCCGGCCCTGGCCGCCCCCGCGCCGCGGCCGGGCTGGACGCCGGTGTGCCAGCTGCCGCCGGACATCGGCGACTTCGTCGGCCGGGACCGCCTGGCCGAGGCGCTGGGCGACCGGCTGCGGCGGGGGCGGTCGGTGGTGCTCTCCGGACCGCCGGGCGTGGGCAAGACCGCGCTCGCGGTGCACGTCGGCCACCGGCTGCGCCCGGCGTTCCCGGACGGCCAGCTGCACGTGAACCTGCACGGCTACGCCACCGAGGCGGCGCTGCGCCCGACCGACGTGCTGGCGCGCTTCCTGCGGGCACTCGGCGTGGCGCCGTCCCAGATCCCGGCCGAGCAGGAGCAGCAGGCCGCGCTCCTGCACGCCACGCTGCGCGGCAGGCGGGTGTTGCTGCTGCTGGACAACGCCGCCAGCCCGGACCAGGTCCTGCCGCTGCTGCCCACCGAACCCGGCTGCGCGGCCCTGGTCACCAGCCGCAACGAACTGCCCGGCGTCGGCGACTCGGTCCCCTTGGCGGTGCTGCCGCACGAGGACGCGATCGTGCTGCTGTCAGGCATCCTCGGTGACGCCGAACCGGCGGCCCTGGACGAGCTGGCCACGCTGTGCGCCCACCTGCCGCTGGCACTGCGCATCGCCGCGGCGAACCTGGCCGACCTGCCCGGAACCGATCTGGCACAGCAGGTCCGGCGGATCCGCACCGGGGACCGGCTCGCCGCGCTGGCCATCGACGGCGACCGGGACGCGGCGGTGCGGGCGGCCTTCGACCGCTCCTACCGAGCGCTCGGCCCGGAACAGCGGCGCCTGTTCCGGCTGCTCGGCCTCGTCCCGGGCCCGGACTTCACCGCCGCCTCGGCCGCCGCGCTGGCGGAGGAGGAGCCGGGACACGCGGCCGAGCTGCTGGCGGGACTGGCCGGGGCGAACCTGGTGCAGCGGCAGGAGGACGGCCGGTTCCAGCTGCACGACCTGCTGCACCTGTACGCGGAGTTCCGTTGCCAGAGCGAGGAATCCGAAGGATCCCGGCGCTCGGCGTTCCTGCGCTGGACCCGGCACCACCTGTACGGCTTGGACCGCGCGACCGCGCTGCTGTACCCCGAGACGGCGCGGGTGAGCCTGCCGCCGGTTCCGCCGGACGCGCGGCCCCCGGAGTTCGCGGACCTGCTCGAGGCACGCCTGTGGCTGGACGCGGAGCGGCCGAACCTGGTCGCGGCCGTGCTGCGCGCGGCGGACACCGGCGAGGACGAGCTGGCCTGGCTCCTGGCGGACACCCTGCGCGGCTACCTCCAACACACCCGGGCGCTCAACGACTGGCTCACCACCGCGAGCACCGGCCTGGCCCACGCCGAACGCCGCGGGCACCGCTACGGACAGGCGGTGCTGCACCACGGTCTGGGGGTGCTGCACTGGTTCCTCGGCCAGCCCGGCACGGCGCTCGCGCACCTGGAGCACGCGCGGTCCGGGCTGGCGGGAGACGCGGACCGGGTGCGGCTGGCCAACGTGGTGTCCAACCTCGGGATCAACCACATCGAGCGCGGGCAGCTCACGCTCGGCATCGCCTGCTACCGGGAGGCCCTGGAGATGCTGGCAGAGCTCGGTGACGAGCTGCGCCGAGTGCCCTCGTTGGGCAACCTCGGCATCGCGCTGCGGGTGCAGGGCTTGCTCGCCGACTCCCGGGAGGCCTACCTCGAGGCGCTGGGGATCGCGCGCCGGATCGGGCTGGTGAACTCCGAGGCCGTGCTCTACAACAACCTGGGCTTCGTGCTGTGGGACATGGGCGAGCTGGACGAGGCGCTGGCCTGCCTGGACCGGGGTCTCGCCTCGATCCGCGACCTCGGGGGCCGTTACGGCGACACCAACACCGTGCTCGGCATGGCCGGGGTGCTCCTGGCCCGGGGCGAGGTGGACCAGGCGGAGGAGCTCGCCCGCACCGGGCTCGCCGAGGCTGAGTCCGCCGTCGACGTCAAGGAGCGGTCGTTCGCGCACTGGTGCCTCGGTGACGTGCTCCGGGCCCGGGGCGAGCTGGTGGCCGCACTCGCGGAGCACGACCGGGCGCTGACGCTGGCCAGGCAGGCGGGCCTGTCCCTGCACGAGGCCGACGCGCTGCTCGGCCTGGCCGCCACGCACCTGGCCATGGGCGCGGTCACCCTCGCCCGGACCCACGCGGAGCTGGCCCGGGGGATCGCGGCCGAGGTGGGCTACGGCGTACGCCTCGGCCAGGCGCACACCGCGCTGGCCGGGATCGAGCTCGCCGCCGGGAACCTGACCGCCGCCCGTGCGCACGCCGAGACGGCCCTGGCCAGCCACCTCCGGACAGGCCACCGCCCCGGGGAGGTCCGCACGAGGCAGGTGCTCGCGGACATCGCCGGGGCGGCGGAAGCCTGA